A genomic region of Verrucomicrobiota bacterium contains the following coding sequences:
- a CDS encoding ThuA domain-containing protein: MFLLTKPSKLLLGVFCILLPFVSACSKAEETKKVLFVAGKMSHGYNSHEHNAGSLLLAKALNESDLGIEASVYYNKDNPGWTMDETLLEGIDAVVIYCDGGVKHLANDHVGAIGALNNTGVGVGCLHYGVETIDGEPGDGFLRWMGGYFQLGKSVNPHWVAHFENFPDHPVANGVKPFHIQDEWYFNMRFRDNMEGVTPILTAIPPLDVIPEKDHHHNSTADARAAVKRRDPQHMMWVSENANGSRGFGFTGGHFHDNWQDDDFRKVVLNAVAWITHKKVPAGGVSSATPTTEQLKQNQDYDEDLSKIRKDRYAEHIRK, translated from the coding sequence ATGTTTCTCCTTACCAAGCCTTCGAAACTATTACTCGGCGTTTTCTGTATCCTGCTTCCTTTCGTATCCGCATGCTCAAAAGCAGAAGAAACGAAGAAGGTTCTTTTTGTGGCCGGCAAAATGAGTCACGGGTATAATTCCCATGAGCATAATGCTGGATCGCTACTCCTGGCCAAGGCATTGAATGAAAGTGATCTCGGAATAGAAGCCTCGGTATATTACAACAAAGACAATCCGGGTTGGACGATGGATGAAACGCTGCTCGAGGGAATCGACGCCGTGGTGATCTATTGCGATGGTGGCGTAAAACATCTGGCAAACGACCATGTCGGAGCAATTGGAGCACTCAATAACACGGGTGTTGGCGTAGGTTGTCTCCATTACGGGGTTGAAACCATAGACGGTGAACCAGGTGATGGATTTCTCCGCTGGATGGGTGGGTACTTTCAACTTGGCAAATCGGTCAACCCACACTGGGTAGCTCACTTTGAGAATTTCCCCGATCATCCCGTAGCCAACGGTGTTAAGCCTTTCCACATTCAGGATGAGTGGTATTTCAACATGCGATTCCGCGATAATATGGAAGGCGTTACTCCCATTCTTACCGCCATTCCGCCACTCGACGTAATTCCTGAAAAGGACCACCACCACAATTCTACCGCTGATGCTCGAGCTGCGGTTAAACGGCGCGATCCTCAACACATGATGTGGGTTTCTGAGAATGCCAATGGCAGCCGCGGCTTTGGTTTTACGGGCGGCCATTTCCACGACAACTGGCAGGACGATGATTTCAGGAAGGTGGTCCTCAACGCAGTTGCCTGGATAACTCATAAAAAAGTACCAGCGGGTGGAGTATCCTCCGCCACACCTACGACTGAGCAATTGAAACAAAACCAGGACTACGACGAAGACCTGAGCAAGATTCGTAAGGACAGATACGCTGAACACATCCGGAAATAA
- a CDS encoding four helix bundle protein: MSIKRFEDIEGWQLARQLTQQVYKQTNKEPFSKDFGLKDQIQRASGSIMHNIAEGFDSESNPEFIRFLRYSKCSCSEVQSQLYVALDKKYIAQHEFDSLYEQARRTRAAIRGFINYLTKHGQSQSNKTIQKEAQEYSP, encoded by the coding sequence ATGAGTATTAAACGATTCGAAGACATTGAAGGCTGGCAATTGGCACGTCAACTTACTCAACAAGTTTACAAACAAACGAACAAGGAACCGTTCTCAAAGGATTTTGGATTGAAGGACCAGATCCAGCGAGCATCCGGTTCGATCATGCACAATATTGCAGAAGGATTTGATTCCGAATCTAATCCTGAATTCATTCGGTTTTTGAGATATTCAAAGTGCTCATGCAGTGAGGTTCAAAGCCAGTTGTATGTTGCTCTGGACAAAAAATACATTGCTCAACATGAATTTGATTCGCTTTATGAACAAGCTCGACGCACACGGGCAGCCATCAGAGGCTTTATCAACTACCTCACAAAACATGGGCAAAGCCAATCAAACAAAACCATTCAGAAAGAAGCCCAAGAATACAGCCCTTGA
- a CDS encoding GMC family oxidoreductase produces the protein MPHINAGKTKPEYDVIIVGSGAAGGQTAYTLAMEGVKVLMLEAGRNYDPVTETPMFNTPEMAPLRGQSTPGKPFGYYDATVDGGWKVPGEPYTNATTKPEEEFMWWRARMLGGRTNHWGRISLRNGPYDFKPYSRDGLGFDWPLSYEDVAPYYDRVESLIGVYGSNEGMENTPNSPDGVLLPPPKARAAELYARKHAKKIGVPIVPIHRAVLSTTLNSKKIPKSLHPNNPRAQQILAQEMDQRLACFWATSCGRGCSTKANYQSTTVHLPPALATGNLDIITNAMVRVVETDSSGKATGVNFIERNTKKDFSVKGRIVVLAASSLESVRIMLNSQSFHHPDGVGNSSGLVGKYIMDTVGARVSGHVPALEGLPPHNEDGAGGAHVYAPWWLYQEQAAGKLDFPRGYHIETGGTRGEPSVGSFNGLEHLTKGAYGKRLKDEARRYYGSFVGYSGRGEMIPNENSYAEIDREVKDKWGIPVLKFHWQWADHEIRQAAHMHKIFAEIIIEQGGTVTSTLDPTGKKGIYRGGEIIHEVGGTIMGEDKKTSVTNQYMQTWDVKNLFITDGGPFCSNADKNPTLTIMALAWRSADYMMNEMKKGNI, from the coding sequence ATGCCGCATATAAACGCAGGTAAAACGAAACCCGAATACGATGTCATCATTGTTGGCTCCGGCGCAGCTGGAGGCCAGACTGCTTACACTTTAGCCATGGAGGGCGTTAAAGTTCTCATGCTCGAAGCAGGACGTAACTACGACCCGGTGACTGAGACACCCATGTTTAATACGCCTGAGATGGCACCGTTACGTGGCCAAAGTACCCCGGGAAAACCATTTGGTTATTATGACGCCACAGTTGATGGAGGTTGGAAGGTTCCTGGTGAACCCTACACCAATGCCACGACTAAACCAGAAGAGGAATTCATGTGGTGGCGGGCCCGCATGCTGGGAGGTCGAACAAACCATTGGGGACGTATCTCGTTGCGCAATGGGCCCTATGATTTCAAGCCCTACTCACGGGACGGATTGGGATTTGATTGGCCCCTATCCTATGAAGATGTTGCTCCGTACTATGACCGGGTCGAATCGCTTATTGGGGTATACGGTTCAAACGAAGGGATGGAGAACACACCGAATTCTCCGGACGGCGTACTACTGCCGCCACCTAAAGCCAGAGCAGCAGAATTATATGCCCGCAAACACGCAAAAAAGATTGGAGTTCCAATTGTGCCCATTCACCGCGCTGTTTTAAGCACCACGCTGAATTCGAAAAAAATCCCTAAGAGCCTTCACCCGAACAATCCAAGAGCCCAGCAAATCCTGGCTCAGGAAATGGACCAACGTCTCGCCTGCTTCTGGGCTACCAGTTGTGGTCGTGGGTGCTCAACAAAAGCCAATTACCAATCGACCACGGTTCATTTGCCCCCTGCCCTGGCAACGGGAAACTTGGACATTATTACCAATGCCATGGTACGGGTCGTTGAAACCGATAGTTCAGGTAAAGCGACTGGTGTAAATTTTATCGAAAGAAACACCAAGAAAGATTTTAGCGTCAAAGGCCGTATAGTTGTTCTGGCGGCCAGCTCACTTGAGTCCGTACGTATCATGCTCAATTCTCAGAGTTTCCATCATCCCGATGGTGTGGGCAATTCAAGTGGTTTAGTTGGGAAGTACATTATGGATACGGTTGGGGCACGGGTATCAGGTCACGTTCCGGCACTTGAAGGCTTGCCTCCACACAATGAGGACGGCGCAGGTGGAGCACACGTCTATGCGCCTTGGTGGCTCTATCAGGAACAAGCAGCTGGGAAACTGGACTTCCCAAGAGGTTATCATATCGAAACAGGTGGCACCCGAGGAGAACCAAGTGTCGGATCTTTTAACGGACTGGAGCATTTGACTAAAGGCGCTTACGGGAAACGTCTCAAAGACGAGGCCCGCAGGTACTATGGTTCATTCGTGGGATACTCCGGTCGGGGTGAAATGATTCCAAACGAAAATTCATATGCTGAAATTGACCGGGAGGTAAAAGACAAATGGGGTATTCCAGTTCTCAAGTTTCACTGGCAATGGGCCGATCACGAAATCCGGCAAGCAGCCCACATGCATAAAATTTTTGCCGAAATTATTATTGAACAAGGAGGAACTGTCACCAGCACCCTCGATCCAACAGGAAAAAAGGGCATATACCGAGGTGGAGAAATTATCCACGAAGTTGGCGGAACCATCATGGGTGAAGATAAAAAGACCTCAGTGACCAACCAATATATGCAAACATGGGATGTGAAGAATCTGTTCATTACGGATGGTGGACCCTTCTGCTCCAATGCTGATAAAAATCCGACCCTCACAATCATGGCGCTGGCCTGGAGATCAGCCGATTACATGATGAACGAAATGAAGAAAGGAAACATTTAA
- a CDS encoding gluconate 2-dehydrogenase subunit 3 family protein, which translates to MKANFSHNRMDRRSALKWMLAASATVHFLNTKSFGQETDPLLKGFGTDPDLLKGEVPWDRTMTADQLRTTSTLSDIILPHTSEESPSATEVHVPDFIDEWISAPYDEQQEDAKIIIEGLAWLDRESQRRFSQDFYQLNETQQTSICDDICFQEEALPEYQVGARFFTKFRNLTLGGYYTTNVGMKDVGYVGNVALAAFDGPPPEVLKQLGIDKAPW; encoded by the coding sequence ATGAAAGCCAACTTTTCCCACAATCGTATGGACAGAAGGTCCGCCTTAAAATGGATGTTGGCCGCATCTGCAACTGTCCACTTCCTGAACACTAAATCCTTTGGCCAGGAAACAGATCCTTTACTCAAAGGATTTGGCACTGATCCGGATTTGCTAAAAGGCGAAGTTCCTTGGGACCGAACAATGACCGCAGATCAATTACGGACGACTTCGACCTTATCTGACATCATCCTCCCGCATACAAGCGAAGAGTCTCCAAGTGCGACCGAAGTTCATGTACCCGATTTTATTGATGAATGGATCAGCGCACCCTACGACGAGCAACAAGAGGATGCTAAGATAATAATTGAAGGACTCGCCTGGCTCGACCGTGAATCGCAACGACGCTTTTCCCAGGACTTCTATCAATTAAATGAAACTCAGCAAACCAGCATCTGTGATGATATATGTTTTCAAGAAGAAGCCTTACCAGAATATCAAGTTGGGGCTCGTTTCTTTACAAAGTTTCGCAACCTGACCCTTGGAGGATATTACACAACCAACGTAGGCATGAAAGACGTCGGTTACGTAGGAAATGTTGCATTGGCCGCATTCGACGGCCCACCTCCGGAAGTGCTAAAGCAGCTCGGAATCGACAAAGCTCCCTGGTAA
- a CDS encoding VCBS repeat-containing protein, giving the protein MKYYLLLVLSILTFLVSQSFALEPIDSQKGSLLFEDDFNSGSVKPEWQALHGTRWSVEEGAFVGIPSTPEFQASRDNHTGATPSMTVQVAARDCILEMSFKVSGGLNAAHIGFNNSTTAGGTGHIARLIPSINAGTILQKDRHSQIIGDKDLPLATSDWTIEKDRWYTVLIEVIGDQCIAQIDGGPTLKAKHWRFDVLKTSLNLKARGNKGTLSYDNVKIWEALPTDGSQVESGAIWKKHTIVSQVESTQTDSAVANDFDGDGFMDVIGTFDGNVVLLKGPDWKRQTIHAFKEGDSSRKPRPQCIHSCLLDVDGDGDQDFVGSNNTTFWLECPKDPFSGKPWKYHTIDDEIQGTHCLITGDVNQDGKLDLIANSFQKESATTIYESICWFETPAASGEWVRHVFADKDAPGGNHYMGFGDINGDGRPDISCGAKGGEGFEGGEWFAWWEQPRDPTQVWKKHLLSASEPGATNIIPADVNRDGVVDLVASRGHGNGLLLFMGPDFHQVEVDADIYGPHSLVVEDFDQDGDVDIASCGRHEESIAAWFENDGRGFFTKHLIEENQGSYDTRAVDMDRDGDLDLLIAGHWSRNILWYENPMRGLK; this is encoded by the coding sequence ATGAAATATTATCTTCTCCTGGTATTGTCGATTTTAACGTTTTTAGTTTCTCAGTCTTTTGCCCTCGAACCCATCGATAGCCAGAAGGGATCATTACTTTTCGAAGACGATTTTAATTCGGGGTCAGTCAAGCCCGAATGGCAGGCGCTTCACGGAACACGTTGGTCGGTGGAGGAGGGCGCTTTTGTTGGGATTCCCTCTACGCCAGAGTTTCAGGCGAGTCGAGACAACCACACGGGTGCTACACCGAGCATGACAGTACAGGTCGCTGCCCGGGATTGCATTCTGGAAATGTCGTTCAAGGTTTCCGGTGGACTGAATGCTGCCCATATCGGATTTAACAACAGCACGACTGCGGGAGGTACAGGTCATATTGCTCGTCTGATTCCGTCTATAAATGCTGGAACAATATTACAGAAGGATCGGCATTCTCAAATTATAGGTGACAAAGATCTGCCCCTTGCCACCTCTGATTGGACCATTGAAAAGGACCGTTGGTACACCGTGCTCATTGAAGTGATTGGAGATCAGTGTATCGCGCAAATCGATGGAGGACCTACCTTAAAAGCAAAGCACTGGCGTTTTGATGTACTTAAAACCTCGCTCAACTTGAAGGCTCGTGGAAATAAAGGAACGCTTTCATACGACAACGTAAAGATATGGGAGGCGTTGCCGACGGATGGATCTCAAGTCGAATCGGGAGCTATTTGGAAAAAGCACACCATAGTATCGCAGGTAGAAAGCACGCAGACGGATTCGGCGGTTGCCAACGATTTTGACGGAGATGGCTTTATGGACGTAATTGGCACCTTCGATGGGAATGTTGTTCTTTTGAAAGGTCCCGATTGGAAACGGCAGACGATACATGCATTCAAAGAAGGTGACTCGTCGCGGAAACCGCGGCCGCAGTGTATTCACTCATGCCTACTTGATGTGGACGGTGATGGAGATCAGGATTTTGTTGGATCTAATAACACTACTTTTTGGTTGGAGTGTCCGAAAGATCCCTTTTCAGGGAAACCATGGAAGTATCACACCATCGATGATGAAATTCAGGGTACCCATTGTTTGATTACCGGAGATGTGAACCAGGACGGGAAATTGGATCTTATCGCCAATTCGTTTCAAAAAGAAAGCGCTACTACGATTTACGAATCAATATGCTGGTTCGAAACGCCCGCTGCATCCGGCGAGTGGGTACGTCACGTCTTTGCCGATAAGGATGCACCCGGAGGAAATCATTATATGGGCTTCGGAGATATCAATGGCGATGGTCGTCCGGATATTTCCTGTGGAGCCAAGGGTGGCGAAGGTTTTGAAGGTGGAGAGTGGTTTGCCTGGTGGGAGCAACCTCGTGATCCTACACAAGTTTGGAAAAAACACCTTCTATCAGCATCCGAACCTGGAGCGACCAATATCATTCCTGCTGATGTGAATCGCGATGGAGTGGTCGATCTGGTTGCTTCCCGTGGACATGGAAATGGGCTTCTGCTTTTCATGGGACCAGACTTTCATCAAGTAGAAGTGGACGCAGATATTTACGGACCACACAGTCTTGTCGTTGAGGATTTTGACCAAGACGGCGATGTCGACATCGCTAGCTGTGGCCGCCATGAGGAAAGTATTGCTGCCTGGTTCGAAAACGATGGCCGTGGATTCTTTACCAAGCACCTTATTGAGGAGAATCAGGGCTCCTACGACACACGTGCTGTTGATATGGATAGGGATGGCGATCTGGATCTGCTCATTGCCGGCCACTGGAGTCGAAATATTTTGTGGTACGAAAATCCGATGCGGGGTCTAAAATAA